The Agrobacterium larrymoorei nucleotide sequence AATCCAGAGCGGCGAACGCACTGTTACAATCCCGTGCTTGACATCGCCGCGTTGCCGCCCGAACGGCGCTTTACGGAAACGCGCCGCCTTGCTGCGAATCTCATCACAGCCAAAGGCAAGGGTGCGGAGGGTTTCATCGACGGTGCACGAGATCTTTTCGTTGCAGGCATATTGAGTTGTATTGAGCGCGGTACTCCGACGATTGGCGCGGTTTACGATCTGTTCGCTCAGCCGGGTGAAAAATACAAACTATTTGCCCAGCTCGCGGAGGAAACTCAAAACAAAGAGGCTCAGCGCATCTTCGACAATATGGCGGGAAATGACACCAAAATACTGACGTCTTACACATCGGTGCTCGGCGACGGCGGCCTCAATCTTTGGGCCGATCCACTCGTCAAGGCGGCTACAAGCCGCTCGGATTTTTCCGTCTACGATTTGCGGCGGAAAAAGACCTGCATTTATCTTTGTGTCAGTCCGAACGATCTGGAAGTCGTAGCGCCGTTGATGCGTCTTCTCTTCCAGCAGGTTGTATCAATCCTGCAGCGATCGCTGCCCCTTGGGGATGAACGGCACGAGGTTCTGTTTCTCCTCGATGAGTTCAAGCACCTGGGCAAGCTGGAAGCCGTAGAAACGGCGATTACGACAATTGCGGGCTACAAAGGCCGCTTCATGTTCATCATACAGAGCCTGTCTGCTTTGACGGGAACTTATGATGAAGCTGGTAAACAAAATTTCCTTAGCAATACCGGTGTGCAGGTATTCATGGCGACCGCTGATGACGAGACGCCAACCTACATTTCTAAAGCTATCGGTGACTATACGTTTCAAGCTCGCTCAACGTCGTACAGCCAAGCGCGCATGTTTGATCATAACATACAAATCTCCGACCAAGGAGCGCCGCTTCTGCGCGCCGAACAGGTCCGTCTACTCGACGACGACCATGAAATAGTCCTTATTAAAGGGCAGCCGCCTCTTAAACTGCGGAAAGTGCGATATTATTCGGATCGTATGCTGAAGCGCCTTTTCGAACGCCAAATGGGCCCTCTCCCTGAGCCAGTATCCTTGATGCTATCGAAAGAAAATTACCAGCAGATCCAAAACCTCAGCCAACACGGCGTCGTAGTGCCAGAGCAAAGTGTGGGCGACATGGTTTCTATGGTAGGCAATGAGGAAGCCGCAGAAAAGCAAAGCAGCAATATCAACGGCGGCCCAGAGAGTGTTACAATTGGGCGTGACACTCCCCCACGCTCGATTGAAATCACTGCGATGGAGAAAGGCGCTAATTCAGGTGGTATGCCACTAGATTCCAGTCTTACCCCCGAAATGGCTCCGGCTCTGATTGCGCAACAGCAACTGCTAGAACAGATTATAGAGCTTCAGGAACGATATAGATCTACGCCTCCACCGCCGGTGACATGGCCTTAAGTTGCTACCAGATTGTAGTAATTCGTTGCCAGCGCAAATTATGTAGTTGCGCAAAGCTCGACAAACAATTCGTAGGGTGCAAATTGAGTAGATATCGCCATGAAACCGTTAGAAAACTCAAAAGCCGACATCATCGGTTCGACAGCATCACTTTTGGAAGTTCCTGCCGGAGCTGCTCCTGTCTTCTCCCCAACCGAGCCCAAGTGTGCTCGCAGTGAGGATCAAACCGAGCGCAGCGCACATTCATCCACGTCATTTGAGTATGATAACGTGAGACTTGGCACTGCCGAGCGCGAAGCATACGAGAGCTGGGATGGACGGGCCCCCCCCACGTGGAAAGACCTGGTACTCAAGGCGCGACTGGATGCAACAGATGATTCCACGTGGCTTGTTGATCTGGGACGGGTTTGTCCCTCGATCTTCGAATATGATGGAATGCCGCTAGGTGAGGCGGAGCGGCAAGCGTACAAAGAATGGCAAGAGAACGCTCAACCCACATGGGAAGATCTCGTTGTCAATGCGCGCATGGCAGAACTCGGCCATCCTGGCAGGTTCGCCGACGTATATGATTGCCTAGGCGAGGGCGAGAACGTTTGCTCCGATTCTTTGAAGCGCAAGCGGAGCGAATCAATCAAAGGAAACATGAGTGATTTTGCGTCCTTTAACTACGACGAGATGAAGCTCGGGCAAGCCGAGCGCGCTGCATACGATGACTGGAGCGAACTGGAGCCACCAACATGGAAAGACTTGGTGCTCAAGGCGCGTCGGGATGCAATCGACGAAGCCGCGTGGACCCTTGGGTCAGGAGAGGCGTCCTCCTCAATCTTCGAATATGAGGGTATACCACTGGGCGAAGTGGAAAAGCGAGCTTACGAACAATGGGAAGGGGAGGCCCAGCCGACATGGGAAGACCTCGTCGTCAATGCGCGGATGGCAGAACTTGGTCATCTTAGTTCGTTCGCAGATGCGAATGATGCCCTTGAGGAAGCGTTAAAGTCTCGGTCTGATGCGCCCAAACACAATCATGAATGTACAATCGACCAGAAAGGGGTTTCTCTTGCGTCTTTTGCCTATGATGACATGAAGCTCGGGGCACCCGAGCGCGCCGCGCATGAGCGCTGGATTAGGCTGGAGAGGCCGAATTGGGAAGATCTTATCGTAGATGCACGTCAGGCCGCGGAAGACGGGGCATCTGTCTCGACGATGCCGATCGTAAATTCACCATCGTCGGTTTTTTCATATGAGGGAAAGTCGCTCGGAGATGGCGAACGTCTGGCTTACAGAAGGTGGGGGCAGCTAGCCCAACCTCGATGGCAAGACCTGGATGTGAACTCTCGTCGAGCGGAGCTTGACTCGTCGGCCTGGACTCCCGATGAACGTGATCCTTTTGACGAGAGCGAAGCCCTTTGCCACGCGTCCCAGACGGGTAGCACCAATAGCTCTGGCCCCGCTCTGGGAGATCTATCGGAATTAGGCCAGCGTGAGTTTACATGTGAGGCAGCCCAAGAAACCACTCACATGCTATCCTCGGCCCGCTCACAGTTGGAAACGAGGCGGGCACTGTATTTCGGTCCATCTGGACCCAACGCAATTCAAACCGAGAGCATCGCCGCCAGCGATTCTTGGGGTGGCGCATGTGAAGTTAAGCGGTTGGGCACGAAAAGCCGCCGAGCAGCTACAGCGACCACTAATGACTTCAATTACAATGTGCGCCGACTTTTGTCCGACAAAGGTGGATCGGCAACTAGATTGCCTTCCCCAGAAAAAGCCGTTCGCTCGAGAGGCGATAATATTGGCACATATGGAAGTCGGAAAAATGAACGAGAACGGCTAGCGACCGAAACTGGAAAGTTCGAGTCGGAGCATATTTTCGGTTTCAAGGTGGTCCACGACATCTTGCGGGCAACAAAGGAGGGACGTCGTCTTGAGAGGCCAATGCCGGCCTACCTCGAATGCAAGGAACTTCATCGGCAACATGTGGGGACTGGAAGGGGACGAACCGGACTTATCGGTCGTGGATGGCCAGATGATGCGAGCTATCGCTCAGATCAAAAGGCAACCCTGACAGACCCTGTCGCGTCTGCGGAAGGTGCTATAGCTTCGAATGGATATCAGTTGAACCAGTTAGGCTACGCGCACCAGCTTGCCAATGATGGTCTGCAAAGTGTATCACCCGAAGGGGTCAGTTTACCAATTCAGGTAGCGACAACTAGCTACAACTATACGGTAAGCCGGGATCCTATTCTCTCACCACCTGGTAAACAACAAGAGCCCCAATTGCTGCACCTTGGACCACGTGGGCAAACGGAAGCCGTCCTTGCTCGCGAGACCGCATTGACAGGAAAATGGCCAACCATCGAGCGTGAGCGCCAAGTCTATCGGGAATTTTTGACCCTTTACGACGCCAAGAGAGATCTGGAGGTCAAATCACTTCCTCCACGGCAGAAAAAAAAGGCCCTTCTTTCCGCGTTGAACCGGACCGCTGATCTGATAGGTGCGTCACCTGCTAAAGCCAAGTCGTCGAACGCGGAGGACAACGCTACCGCCCACGACGAGCGAAGAGCCTACGAGTCCCGGGAACGAAGCCGTGCAGAATACAGTGAACGTTGACGGCATCATCCATGATGACAGGTCAACAAAATTGCATCCAGATGGCGCCGTTACTTGATGCCTGTTTTCTGCGACCTTCTTTGACAAAGTCACGCTATCTCTGCGACTTAGCAGGAGTTACAGATGAAACGCGATATTCGTTTAGTGACGGGGGCCCAGATGATAAGTTCAACACAGGCTCAGCTCTATTCGGTGATTATGTCCTCCACGACTCTGGAACACAATGCACGCTGTAATACTGATAGGAGGGCTTTCGCATCGCGCTGGCTAACGACGCGAACGCCAAGAGTTGAACTGCCTTGGTGGCAAA carries:
- the virD4 gene encoding type IV secretion system ATPase VirD4 (The ATPase VirD4 is a core component of the VirB/VirD4 form of type IV secretion systems (T4SS), also known as type IVa secretion systems.); translation: MNSGKYTPTRLAASIACSLAVGFCAASLYVTFRHGFTGETMMTFSVLAFLYETPPYLGYASPTFYRGLVIIFAASTLVLLCQVLISMRERDHHGTARWALSSEMRHARYLQRYSHVTGPIFGKTCGPHWFGSYLTNGEQPHSLVVAPTRAGKGVGVVIPTLLTFKGSVIALDVKGELFELTSRARKSSGDAVFKFSPLNPERRTHCYNPVLDIAALPPERRFTETRRLAANLITAKGKGAEGFIDGARDLFVAGILSCIERGTPTIGAVYDLFAQPGEKYKLFAQLAEETQNKEAQRIFDNMAGNDTKILTSYTSVLGDGGLNLWADPLVKAATSRSDFSVYDLRRKKTCIYLCVSPNDLEVVAPLMRLLFQQVVSILQRSLPLGDERHEVLFLLDEFKHLGKLEAVETAITTIAGYKGRFMFIIQSLSALTGTYDEAGKQNFLSNTGVQVFMATADDETPTYISKAIGDYTFQARSTSYSQARMFDHNIQISDQGAPLLRAEQVRLLDDDHEIVLIKGQPPLKLRKVRYYSDRMLKRLFERQMGPLPEPVSLMLSKENYQQIQNLSQHGVVVPEQSVGDMVSMVGNEEAAEKQSSNINGGPESVTIGRDTPPRSIEITAMEKGANSGGMPLDSSLTPEMAPALIAQQQLLEQIIELQERYRSTPPPPVTWP
- a CDS encoding virA/G regulated protein; protein product: MKPLENSKADIIGSTASLLEVPAGAAPVFSPTEPKCARSEDQTERSAHSSTSFEYDNVRLGTAEREAYESWDGRAPPTWKDLVLKARLDATDDSTWLVDLGRVCPSIFEYDGMPLGEAERQAYKEWQENAQPTWEDLVVNARMAELGHPGRFADVYDCLGEGENVCSDSLKRKRSESIKGNMSDFASFNYDEMKLGQAERAAYDDWSELEPPTWKDLVLKARRDAIDEAAWTLGSGEASSSIFEYEGIPLGEVEKRAYEQWEGEAQPTWEDLVVNARMAELGHLSSFADANDALEEALKSRSDAPKHNHECTIDQKGVSLASFAYDDMKLGAPERAAHERWIRLERPNWEDLIVDARQAAEDGASVSTMPIVNSPSSVFSYEGKSLGDGERLAYRRWGQLAQPRWQDLDVNSRRAELDSSAWTPDERDPFDESEALCHASQTGSTNSSGPALGDLSELGQREFTCEAAQETTHMLSSARSQLETRRALYFGPSGPNAIQTESIAASDSWGGACEVKRLGTKSRRAATATTNDFNYNVRRLLSDKGGSATRLPSPEKAVRSRGDNIGTYGSRKNERERLATETGKFESEHIFGFKVVHDILRATKEGRRLERPMPAYLECKELHRQHVGTGRGRTGLIGRGWPDDASYRSDQKATLTDPVASAEGAIASNGYQLNQLGYAHQLANDGLQSVSPEGVSLPIQVATTSYNYTVSRDPILSPPGKQQEPQLLHLGPRGQTEAVLARETALTGKWPTIERERQVYREFLTLYDAKRDLEVKSLPPRQKKKALLSALNRTADLIGASPAKAKSSNAEDNATAHDERRAYESRERSRAEYSER